One segment of Rosa chinensis cultivar Old Blush chromosome 6, RchiOBHm-V2, whole genome shotgun sequence DNA contains the following:
- the LOC112173301 gene encoding probable ADP,ATP carrier protein At5g56450, whose amino-acid sequence MREDDRGPENSGSKQSGPHDWLTNFHRDLMAGAVMGGVVHTIVAPIERAKLLLQTQESNMAILGGGRTKFKGMLDCIARTVREEGILSLWRGNGSSVLRYYPSVALNFSLKDLYRNMLRSGSLDGHFLSGAPANFIAGAAAGCTTLIIIYPLDIAHTRLAADIGRNEARQFRGIYHFLVTIRQKDGTRGIYRGLPASLQGMVVHRGLYFGGFDTMKEILSGNSKKHELELPMWKRWVVAQAVTTSAGLLSYPLDTVRRRMMMQSGLEQQMYSGTLDCWKKIYRKEGVVSFYRGAVSNMVRSTGAAAILVLYDEVKKLMHWGRL is encoded by the exons ATGAGGGAAGATGATCGTGGCCCAGAAAATTCAGGGTCGAAGCAATCAGGGCCGCACGATTGGCTGACCAACTTCCACCGTGATCTGATGGCCGGGGCGGTGATGGGTGGGGTGGTGCACACGATTGTGGCTCCGATAGAGAGAGCCAAGCTGTTGCTGCAGACCCAAGAGAGCAATATGGCCATTCTTGGGGGAGGAAGGACCAAATTCAAGGGCATGTTGGATTGTATAGCCCGTACGGTTAGAGAAGAAGGCATCTTGTCTTTGTGGAGAGGCAATGGCAGCAGTGTTCTTCGTTATTACCCTTCTGTAGCTCTCAATTTTTCCCtcaag GATCTTTATAGAAACATGTTAAGGAGTGGAAGCTTAGATGGTCATTTTTTGTCTGGTGCACCTGCCAATTTCATTGCTGGGGCTGCTGCTGGTTGTACAACATTGATTATAATATACCCCCTTGATATTGCACATACCCGCCTTGCTGCTGACATTGGAAGAAATGAAGCCCGTCAATTTCGAGGGATCTACCATTTCCTGGTTACCATTCGCCAGAAGGATGGGACTCGAGGCATTTACAGAGGTCTTCCTGCCTCGCTACAGGGGATGGTCGTTCACCGAGGactttattttggaggctttgATACAATGAAAGAGATCTTATCAGGAAATTCGAAGAAACATGAGCTGGAGTTGCCAATGTGGAAACGTTGGGTAGTGGCTCAGGCAGTCACGACCTCTGCTGGATTGCTGTCATATCCACTGGATACAGTTcggaggaggatgatgatgcaGTCTGGCTTGGAACAGCAGATGTACAGCGGTACTCTGGACTGCTGGAAGAAGATTTATAGGAAAGAAGGGGTAGTTTCATTTTATCGTGGTGCAGTTTCTAACATGGTTAGGAGTACTGGCGCAGCTGCAATCTTGGTTTTATACGACGAGGTCAAGAAGTTGATGCATTGGGGCAGATTATAA